The Populus trichocarpa isolate Nisqually-1 chromosome 11, P.trichocarpa_v4.1, whole genome shotgun sequence genome has a segment encoding these proteins:
- the LOC7460860 gene encoding vesicle-associated protein 4-1, with the protein MGVSGRNKTNGDHNMKLFRLCPFWQTATNSSTSSSTQNLNHSHKGSGNSVRHVAVNSSGLKSTTVSSVARSLLPAPRRLRLDPANNLYFPYEPGKQVRSAIRLKNRSKSHVAFKFQTTAPKSCYMRPPGGILAPGESLIATVFKFVEQPENNAKQMDQKSNVKFKIVSLKVKGGIEYVPELFDEQKDQVTVERILRVVFLDAEHPSPAMEKLKLQLAEAEAALEARKKPPPDTGPRVVGEGLVIDEWKERREKYLARQHVEAAE; encoded by the exons ATGGGGGTGTCTGGCCGGAATAAAACTAACGGCGACCACAACATGAAGCTGTTTAGGCTCTGTCCGTTCTGGCAAACAGCGACTAACTCTTCCACTTCCTCTTCTACACAAAACCTTAACCACAGTCACAAGGGCAGCGGCAACAGTGTCCGACACGTGGCGGTTAATAGCAGCGGTTTGAAGTCCACAACGGTGTCCTCTGTTGCGCGATCGCTTTTACCTGCTCCGCGAAGGCTCCGGCTTGATCCTGCTAATAATCTCTACTTCCCTT atgaACCCGGGAAGCAAGTAAGAAGTGCGATAAGGTTAAAAAACAGAAGCAAGTCTCATGTTGCTTTTAAG TTTCAAACAACTGCACCGAAGAGCTGTTACATGCGTCCACCCGGTGGTATCCTTGCTCCAGGAGAGAGCCTTATTGCGACGG TTTTCAAGTTTGTGGAGCAACCGGAGaacaatgcaaaacaaatgGACCAGAAGAGCAATGTTAAATTCAAGATTGTGAGTTTGAAAGTGAAGGGAGGAATAGAGTATGTGCCTGAACTG TTTGATGAACAAAAGGATCAAGTAACAGTTGAGCGCATATTGCGGGTTGTGTTTTTAGATGCAGAGCATCCTAGTCCT GCAATGGAGAAACTGAAGCTTCAGTTGGCTGAAGCAGAGGCTGCTCTTGAAGCACGCAAGAAACCTCCACCAGACACAGGGCCCCGTGTTGTGGGGGAAGGTCTCGTGATAGATGAATGG AAAGAGCGGCGAGAAAAGTACCTGGCTCGACAACACGTTGAAGCAGCAGAATAG
- the LOC127904035 gene encoding uncharacterized protein LOC127904035, which yields MSAAASKAWIVAASIGAVEALKDQGICRWNYTLRSLHQHAKNNIRSFTRSKILASSSSSSSSSTAAAAVSNEIQKAKMKRRETSLEKTMNLSCWGPSTARF from the coding sequence ATGAGTGCTGCAGCAAGCAAAGCCTGGATTGTGGCAGCTAGTATTGGCGCGGTGGAGGCACTAAAAGACCAAGGTATTTGCAGGTGGAATTACACCCTAAGGTCACTGCATCAACATGCCAAGAACAATATCAGATCATTTACTCGATCCAAGATCTtggcctcctcctcctcttctagttcttcatcaacagcagcagcagcagtgtCTAATGAGATTCAGAAAGCCAAGATGAAGAGAAGGGAGACGTCTTTGGAGAAAACCATGAATTTAAGCTGCTGGGGTCCTAGTACTGCTAGATTTTAG
- the LOC7462366 gene encoding transcription factor MYB41, translating to MGKSPSCDKNGLKKGPWTAEEDQKLITYIQKHGHGRWRILPKNAGLKRCGKSCRLRWTNYLRPDIKRGKFSDEEEETIIQLHGILGNKWSTIATRLPGRTDNEIKNYWNTHIKKRLLMMGIDPATHKPRLDLLQHCSALSSCLHNSSQLSIPSLLGMGPILNPNLLNLATSFLSCQGNISQDVSPRHFHESQRRNNQVNDQFQCLQPNELQNQAQACTNTSGAQSLNETQISEANLEQLISSDPTNFSCQNSLQSSWHTIEETPNVSESLMSNYVYHDCNNKPIIINDNSFETLPSLSFGSLLSTPSYNTTPLHSSSTTYVNVSDEDEKNIYCSDMLSFDIPSCLDGNRLV from the exons ATGGGAAAATCTCCTTCTTGTGACAAAAATGGACTCAAGAAAGGTCCATGGACTGCAGAGGAAGATCAAAAATTGATCACTTACATTCAGAAACATGGGCATGGAAGATGGCGAATCCTACCCAAAAACGCAG GACTCAAAAGATGTGGAAAGAGTTGCCGTCTCCGGTGGACTAATTACCTGAGACCTGACATCAAGAGAGGAAAATTCTcggatgaagaagaagagacaaTAATTCAACTGCATGGTATTTTGGGAAATAA GTGGTCTACAATTGCTACTCGCTTGCCCGGAAGAActgataatgaaataaaaaactactGGAACACCCACATCAAGAAAAGGCTATTGATGATGGGGATTGATCCTGCGACTCACAAGCCACGCCTCGATCTTCTTCAACACTGCTCGGCTCTCAGTTCGTGTCTCCACAACTCATCTCAGCTTAGTATTCCAAGTTTGCTTGGCATGGGACCCATTTTGAACCCAAATCTCTTAAATCTAGCCACTTCCTTCTTGTCATGCCAAGGCAATATTAGCCAAGATGTTAGTCCAAGACATTTTCACGAAAGCCAGCGTAGAAATAACCAAGTCAATGATCAATTTCAATGCTTACAGCCAAACGAGCTCCAAAACCAAGCCCAAGCTTGCACGAACACATCGGGTGCTCAATCTCTAAATGAAACCCAAATTAGTGAAGCCAATTTGGAGCAACTTATTTCTAGTGATCCCACCAACTTTAGCTGCCAAAATTCTTTACAAAGTTCGTGGCATACCATTGAAGAGACTCCCAACGTTAGTGAAAGTTTGATGTCAAACTATGTGTATCATGACTGTAATAATAAACCCATCATCATCAACGATAATTCCTTTGAGACGCTACCAAGTCTGAGTTTTGGTTCGCTTCTATCTACACCTTCATACAACACAACTCCCTTGCATTCTTCATCGACAACTTATGTCAATGTTAGCGATGAAGAcgaaaagaatatttattgCAGTGATATGTTGTCTTTTGATATCCCCAGTTGCTTGGATGGCAACAGGCTTGTATGA